A single genomic interval of Gammaproteobacteria bacterium harbors:
- a CDS encoding GAF domain-containing protein produces MNIALESLRPCLDGAVPAVVATASPDGTPNVAYASQVHYVDPEHVALSFQFFSKTRENVLAHPYAQVQVIEPVSFRHFRLKVHYLRTETSGPLFEYMKAQLAGIAARTGMAKVFELRGADVYRVLDIENVNPRLLSAPAPPDALLKLRGTLDYLGACDDLAQLADRALAALARGFGIRHALLAMLDESGGALYMLASLGYPASGVGAEVALGEGLIGVAAREAIAVRINHHTGDYIYHAALQVADPASPRIPLPVLVNPHSQIAVPLMHGARLVGVLYAESEQNAFFSHADEDALVVYGRHLGALVVQLAALPDDAEPARAPPTPRPSGAPLAVRYFAHDHSVFIDNDYLIKGVAGSILWTLLNEHAASGRRDFCNRELRRDPRLPLPDFGDNLEARLILLQRRLTERCPQIALAKTGRGRFRLELERPLLLNAV; encoded by the coding sequence ATGAACATTGCGCTCGAATCGCTGCGACCCTGTCTCGATGGCGCCGTCCCGGCGGTGGTGGCGACCGCCTCGCCCGACGGCACGCCCAACGTGGCCTACGCCTCGCAGGTGCATTATGTCGACCCTGAACACGTGGCGCTGTCGTTCCAGTTTTTCAGCAAGACGCGCGAGAACGTGCTGGCCCATCCCTACGCCCAGGTACAGGTGATCGAGCCGGTGAGCTTTCGCCACTTTCGCTTGAAGGTCCATTATCTGCGCACGGAAACGTCCGGCCCGCTGTTCGAATACATGAAGGCGCAACTCGCGGGCATCGCCGCACGCACCGGCATGGCCAAGGTGTTTGAGCTGCGCGGCGCGGACGTGTACCGCGTGCTCGACATCGAGAACGTCAATCCGCGCCTGCTGTCGGCGCCGGCACCGCCCGACGCACTGCTGAAACTGCGCGGAACGCTCGACTACCTGGGCGCATGCGACGATCTTGCACAGCTGGCGGATCGCGCGCTCGCCGCGCTGGCACGGGGCTTTGGTATCCGCCACGCACTGCTGGCCATGCTTGACGAAAGCGGCGGTGCGCTCTACATGCTGGCCAGCCTGGGCTACCCGGCTTCTGGCGTCGGCGCCGAGGTGGCGCTGGGCGAGGGTCTCATCGGCGTCGCTGCGCGCGAGGCCATTGCGGTGCGCATCAATCACCATACCGGCGACTATATCTACCACGCCGCACTCCAAGTGGCCGACCCGGCGTCGCCGCGCATTCCGCTGCCGGTGCTGGTCAACCCGCACAGCCAGATCGCGGTGCCGCTGATGCACGGCGCGCGCCTGGTCGGCGTCCTCTACGCGGAAAGCGAGCAGAACGCCTTTTTCAGTCACGCCGATGAGGATGCGCTGGTTGTCTACGGCCGTCACCTCGGTGCGCTGGTCGTCCAACTCGCCGCACTGCCCGACGACGCCGAGCCCGCGCGCGCCCCACCCACGCCCAGGCCCTCCGGTGCACCGCTCGCGGTGCGCTACTTCGCCCACGACCACAGCGTGTTCATCGACAACGACTACCTCATCAAGGGTGTGGCGGGCAGCATCCTGTGGACCTTGCTCAACGAACACGCTGCGAGCGGCCGGCGCGACTTCTGCAATCGCGAACTGCGGCGCGACCCGCGTCTGCCGCTGCCGGATTTCGGCGACAACCTGGAGGCACGGCTTATCCTGCTGCAGCGTCGGCTCACCGAACGCTGTCCCCAGATCGCGCTGGCAAAGACCGGCCGCGGCCGGTTCCGGCTGGAACTGGAGCGACCACTGCTTCTCAACGCCGTCTAA
- a CDS encoding ABC transporter ATP-binding protein, giving the protein MSLLTLVDVAVHLGGRAVLQQASFALHEAEVVGIIGPNGAGKSSLMRAMAGLIEPATGRVSLDGRALADWPGMERARELAYLPQSAPVHWPLSVRAVVELGRLPFRRGWFATDGGAAAAVRAAMAETEVEKLQDRLLTELSGGERTRVMIARLLAAQPRVILADEPVAALDAYHQLHVMELLSGRAASGAAVAVVLHDLGLAARFCTRILLLDKGRIVADGTPGEVLRPALLEPVYGVRMRIIEDQGITIVVPWQRSV; this is encoded by the coding sequence ATGAGCCTGCTGACGCTGGTCGATGTTGCAGTGCATCTCGGAGGACGCGCGGTACTGCAGCAGGCATCGTTTGCGCTCCACGAAGCGGAGGTCGTCGGGATCATCGGCCCCAACGGCGCTGGCAAGAGCAGCCTGATGCGTGCAATGGCGGGCCTGATCGAGCCGGCCACCGGGCGCGTCAGCCTGGATGGACGGGCGCTGGCGGACTGGCCGGGCATGGAGCGTGCGCGCGAGCTCGCTTACCTGCCGCAATCGGCACCGGTGCATTGGCCGCTGTCGGTGCGCGCGGTGGTCGAACTCGGGAGGCTGCCGTTTCGGCGCGGCTGGTTTGCCACCGATGGCGGTGCCGCCGCGGCGGTACGTGCCGCCATGGCCGAGACCGAAGTCGAGAAGCTGCAGGATCGATTGCTCACCGAGCTCTCCGGCGGTGAGCGTACTCGCGTGATGATCGCGCGCCTGCTGGCCGCGCAGCCGCGGGTGATCCTGGCCGACGAACCGGTTGCCGCGCTCGATGCTTACCACCAGTTGCATGTGATGGAATTGTTGTCGGGCCGCGCCGCCAGCGGTGCGGCGGTCGCGGTGGTATTGCACGATCTGGGTCTGGCGGCGCGCTTCTGCACCCGTATCCTGTTGCTCGACAAGGGCCGCATCGTCGCCGACGGCACGCCGGGCGAAGTGCTGCGGCCCGCGTTGCTCGAGCCGGTCTACGGGGTGCGGATGCGTATCATCGAGGACCAGGGCATCACCATCGTCGTGCCGTGGCAGCGCTCGGTATGA
- a CDS encoding cytochrome c3 family protein yields the protein MRLAALLFITLIVLALWRGTPLPVSHPQKARYWDAPQALLPMSFAHDDHGGENCTVCHHNFVDDTGADTCMRCHVNDTRVAASLEQQFHGLCMGCHVERQLAGEKHGPVRHCSDCHLQDERP from the coding sequence GTGAGGCTCGCCGCACTGTTGTTCATCACGCTGATCGTGTTGGCGCTGTGGCGCGGTACCCCGTTGCCGGTGAGCCATCCGCAGAAGGCTCGGTACTGGGACGCACCGCAGGCGCTGCTGCCGATGAGTTTCGCCCACGATGATCACGGCGGCGAGAATTGCACGGTGTGTCACCACAACTTCGTGGACGACACCGGCGCCGATACCTGTATGCGCTGCCACGTGAATGACACGAGAGTTGCGGCCTCGCTCGAGCAGCAGTTTCATGGACTGTGCATGGGCTGTCATGTCGAGCGTCAGTTGGCCGGCGAAAAGCACGGACCGGTCCGCCATTGCAGTGATTGCCACCTCCAGGACGAGCGGCCGTGA
- a CDS encoding nicotinamide mononucleotide transporter: MDALISVLPGWLQQVNGWEILAVLLGLAYLLLAMRESIWCWYAAFLSTLIYLFLFRQVGLLMESGLQVYYLVMAVYGWWHWKSAGAAPGQALEVQIWPLAFHLRAIVLVLVLAGVSGMLLSQLSFARWPYLDSFTTWGSVLTTWMVARKLLENWLYWFVIDSVSLCLYLDRGLYLTALLFALYLLIVVFGFLKWQRHFREQNAGSPAKSAG; this comes from the coding sequence ATGGACGCTCTGATCAGCGTGTTACCGGGCTGGCTGCAGCAGGTGAACGGGTGGGAAATACTGGCGGTTTTGCTGGGCCTTGCCTATCTGCTGCTGGCGATGCGCGAAAGTATCTGGTGCTGGTACGCCGCATTCCTCAGCACGCTGATCTACCTGTTCCTGTTCCGGCAGGTGGGCCTGTTGATGGAGTCGGGGCTTCAGGTCTATTACCTGGTGATGGCGGTGTATGGCTGGTGGCACTGGAAGAGCGCTGGCGCGGCACCCGGCCAGGCGCTCGAAGTACAGATCTGGCCGCTCGCGTTTCACCTGCGGGCGATCGTGCTGGTGCTGGTGCTTGCGGGAGTTTCGGGGATGCTGCTGTCGCAGCTGAGTTTTGCCCGGTGGCCTTATCTTGATTCGTTCACTACCTGGGGCAGCGTGCTGACGACCTGGATGGTGGCGCGCAAGCTGCTCGAGAACTGGCTCTACTGGTTCGTGATCGACAGCGTTTCGCTGTGCCTGTATCTTGACCGCGGGCTGTATCTGACCGCGCTGTTGTTCGCGCTCTATCTGCTCATCGTGGTATTCGGCTTCCTGAAGTGGCAACGTCATTTTCGTGAACAAAATGCAGGCTCCCCTGCCAAAAGCGCTGGCTGA
- a CDS encoding phosphotransferase: MNKMQAPLPKALAELFRHWQPDGETGVPEVEAVFSAGHSNRNFLVRQGALRFVVRLPEGDGRRLGIDREVERQVLERAESIGLGAPVLFCDPRRGTLVTSWLESRPLRVEGVAADLMIDRLAAALRKLHAQKLDVPVLNIVDRIRSYARDVQSDDSRNWPRARRWLSGTRQVLEQYRFARWRDVLCHNDLVAQNILDVDGRIHFIDWEYAARGDPYFDLATLAEDNGFERLDRSRLLLAYGEFGDAASERLYRARVLYRLLSVLWYLMRLRGANNEWLPALARQEQALETLLRNGVED, translated from the coding sequence GTGAACAAAATGCAGGCTCCCCTGCCAAAAGCGCTGGCTGAACTGTTTCGCCACTGGCAACCCGATGGCGAAACGGGCGTGCCGGAGGTCGAGGCGGTGTTCAGCGCCGGGCACAGCAACCGCAATTTCCTGGTGCGACAGGGCGCGCTGCGTTTCGTGGTGCGGCTGCCCGAGGGCGATGGCAGGCGTCTTGGCATCGATCGCGAGGTCGAGCGCCAGGTGCTGGAGCGGGCCGAGAGTATCGGGCTGGGAGCCCCGGTGCTGTTCTGTGATCCTCGGCGGGGCACGCTGGTCACTTCCTGGCTCGAATCGCGGCCGTTGCGGGTCGAAGGCGTTGCCGCCGATCTGATGATCGATCGACTCGCGGCCGCGCTGCGCAAGCTGCATGCCCAGAAGCTCGATGTTCCGGTACTCAATATCGTCGATCGCATCCGCAGCTACGCGCGCGATGTGCAATCCGACGATTCGCGCAACTGGCCGCGCGCGCGCCGCTGGCTCTCCGGCACACGACAGGTGCTCGAGCAATACCGCTTTGCGCGCTGGCGTGATGTGCTCTGCCACAATGACCTGGTGGCGCAGAACATTCTCGATGTGGATGGGCGCATCCATTTCATCGACTGGGAATATGCCGCGCGCGGCGATCCCTATTTCGATCTCGCCACGCTGGCCGAAGACAACGGCTTCGAGCGCCTCGACCGCAGCCGCCTGCTGCTCGCCTACGGCGAGTTCGGGGATGCCGCGAGCGAGCGTCTCTACCGCGCACGGGTGCTCTACCGCCTGCTGAGCGTTCTCTGGTACCTGATGCGTTTGCGGGGCGCGAACAACGAATGGTTGCCCGCGCTGGCGCGCCAGGAGCAGGCGCTCGAAACGCTGCTGCGCAACGGGGTGGAAGACTAG
- a CDS encoding iron ABC transporter permease encodes MPRRERVTQLLYLVLGSALGAALVLALDTGSSGAILFDGLRDWWGGRESAPAIILREIRLPRALSALAVGATLGMAGAALQGMLRNPLAEPGLVGASNCAALGAVIVFYFGFAGLHPLLLPAAGIFGAIMALLLLRVLVGDYARVATLILAGVALNAFAGAAIALALNLAPSPYAMHEIVYWLMGSVANRSYAELAFSLPFMIVAAGLLLSTRSYLEALSLGEDIAHSLGFGARSLPWRVMGGVAVGVGAAVAISGSIAFVGLVVPHLLRPFVANRPGQLLLPSALGGALLVLMADILVQSLPGDTELKLGVVTALLGAPFFLAIVIGSRSRIA; translated from the coding sequence GTGCCGCGGCGCGAGCGGGTAACGCAGCTGCTGTATCTGGTGTTGGGCAGCGCGCTGGGCGCAGCCCTGGTGCTGGCGCTCGATACCGGCTCCAGCGGCGCCATTCTGTTCGACGGGCTGCGCGACTGGTGGGGGGGGCGCGAGTCGGCGCCGGCCATCATCCTGCGCGAAATACGCCTGCCACGCGCACTCAGTGCGTTGGCGGTGGGCGCGACACTCGGCATGGCCGGTGCCGCGCTGCAGGGCATGCTGCGCAATCCCCTGGCCGAGCCCGGTCTGGTCGGCGCATCCAACTGTGCCGCGCTCGGCGCGGTGATCGTGTTCTATTTCGGTTTCGCCGGCCTGCACCCGCTGCTGTTGCCCGCAGCCGGCATTTTCGGTGCCATCATGGCCCTGCTGCTGCTGCGCGTGCTGGTCGGTGACTACGCGCGCGTCGCCACCCTGATCCTCGCCGGGGTGGCGCTCAATGCCTTTGCCGGCGCCGCGATCGCACTGGCGCTGAATCTTGCGCCGAGCCCTTACGCGATGCACGAGATCGTCTACTGGCTGATGGGTTCCGTGGCCAACCGCAGTTATGCGGAGCTCGCGTTCAGCCTGCCGTTCATGATCGTCGCCGCCGGCTTGCTGCTGTCGACACGAAGCTACCTCGAGGCGCTGAGTCTCGGCGAGGATATTGCGCACTCGCTGGGCTTTGGCGCGCGTTCGCTGCCCTGGCGAGTGATGGGGGGCGTGGCGGTCGGTGTCGGGGCCGCGGTGGCGATAAGCGGCAGCATCGCATTCGTCGGGCTTGTGGTGCCGCATCTGCTTCGGCCCTTTGTCGCCAATCGTCCCGGACAGCTGTTGTTGCCGAGCGCGCTTGGTGGTGCGCTGCTGGTGCTGATGGCCGATATCCTGGTGCAATCGCTGCCGGGTGATACCGAGCTCAAGCTCGGCGTGGTCACTGCGCTGCTCGGTGCGCCGTTTTTTCTGGCGATCGTGATCGGTTCGCGGAGCCGCATCGCATGA